A window of Paenibacillus sp. 19GGS1-52 contains these coding sequences:
- the recJ gene encoding single-stranded-DNA-specific exonuclease RecJ produces MLHSKTTWHSPAADPELVKDLARSLSISPLLASLLVTRGLNTSHEALLFMDGGEEEQHDPFLLKGMLEAVPRIRKALEEEEHILVYGDYDADGVSSTALMIYLLRYLGASFDIYIPHRSNEGYGLHNHALDWAVQQGVSLVITVDTGISAYHQIAYANGLGIDVIVTDHHEPPELLPEAFALINPKLPGCPYPFKGLAGVGVAYKLAQALLGEETPAAWSEIAAIGTVADLMPLLGENRQIVRNGLSSMRNSRFPGIRALLGVSGVTMSTVNSVNIAFGMAPRINASGRLDHAGRAVALLTTEHAEEAEILAGELDLLNKERQLVVERIATEATAKLEKVLEVGELPDIIVLADQGWNVGVVGIVASKLLERYYRPVIILDIHPETGMCKGSARSIPGLDIYAALSSCASLLDHFGGHPAAAGMSLHRDSIGAFAIALNEYAASVLTPEHFVAVTAADAEVSLSELSLQAALDLERLAPFGMANPLPKFIVRGATVKETRTMGQGGKHLKLVLQQGESTIESVAFGKGSLSSLLPGGTKVDVLAELSVNEWNGSRKPQLMLQDLAVQDAQLFDLRGAVDAVEQAGQIRELLLPYSGNGPYRAAAVFQSGRMSPQSELKGMSLWVYDKETGISALSNGQAEAEPEPVSLLCLLDIPETPEQLDALLTVFPDADNIALLHSIRDGRERLQIPTRDHFKALYKMLASIAAVAIAENEVLLRLSRQSSMSVRMLNMMLDVFEELDFIERSQGQILFITQPAAKSLTASRHFIRLGQVAEMEQYFMEGSRSEVQEWMQSRRLGAS; encoded by the coding sequence TTGCTTCATTCAAAAACAACTTGGCATTCTCCGGCAGCCGATCCCGAACTAGTAAAGGATCTGGCCCGGAGCCTTTCTATTTCCCCATTACTAGCCTCATTATTGGTGACCAGAGGGTTGAATACGTCTCATGAGGCTTTACTGTTCATGGATGGCGGAGAAGAAGAACAGCATGACCCATTTCTGTTAAAAGGCATGTTAGAAGCCGTTCCGCGAATTAGAAAAGCATTAGAGGAAGAAGAACATATACTTGTCTATGGCGATTATGATGCCGATGGTGTGTCCAGTACCGCGCTGATGATCTATCTGCTGCGTTATTTGGGCGCGTCCTTTGATATTTATATACCGCATCGGTCGAACGAAGGTTATGGATTGCATAATCATGCGTTGGATTGGGCTGTGCAGCAGGGAGTCTCACTGGTAATTACAGTGGATACAGGCATCAGTGCCTATCACCAGATTGCCTATGCCAATGGACTCGGTATCGACGTGATTGTCACGGATCACCATGAACCACCGGAGCTTTTGCCTGAGGCATTTGCGCTGATTAATCCGAAGCTTCCGGGCTGTCCCTATCCATTTAAAGGGTTGGCAGGTGTAGGAGTAGCCTACAAGCTGGCTCAGGCTCTGCTCGGTGAAGAAACTCCGGCAGCGTGGAGTGAGATCGCCGCTATCGGTACGGTTGCAGATTTAATGCCACTGCTGGGTGAGAATCGTCAAATCGTGCGCAATGGATTATCAAGTATGCGGAATTCGCGATTTCCTGGTATACGTGCACTGCTTGGCGTTAGCGGGGTAACAATGAGCACAGTCAATTCAGTGAATATAGCTTTTGGAATGGCTCCACGTATTAATGCGAGTGGACGTCTGGATCATGCAGGCCGGGCAGTAGCCCTGCTTACTACGGAGCATGCTGAAGAGGCGGAGATACTTGCCGGAGAGCTGGACCTACTCAATAAAGAACGCCAACTGGTTGTTGAAAGAATTGCAACAGAAGCTACGGCTAAGCTGGAAAAAGTGCTCGAAGTAGGAGAGCTTCCTGATATCATTGTTCTTGCCGATCAGGGCTGGAATGTGGGCGTGGTCGGGATCGTGGCCTCCAAGTTGTTGGAGCGTTATTATCGGCCAGTTATTATCCTTGATATCCATCCTGAAACGGGGATGTGCAAGGGTTCTGCCCGTTCAATTCCGGGTCTGGATATCTATGCGGCGCTATCCTCCTGCGCGAGTCTGCTGGACCATTTCGGTGGGCATCCAGCCGCAGCTGGCATGAGTCTTCATCGTGACTCCATTGGGGCATTTGCTATAGCACTCAATGAATACGCCGCCAGTGTACTGACGCCAGAGCACTTTGTGGCGGTTACTGCCGCTGACGCTGAGGTTTCACTCTCTGAGTTATCACTACAAGCAGCTCTCGACTTGGAGAGATTGGCTCCTTTTGGGATGGCTAATCCGTTGCCGAAGTTCATCGTACGCGGAGCTACGGTAAAGGAGACACGCACGATGGGCCAAGGTGGCAAACACCTGAAGCTTGTTTTGCAGCAGGGAGAAAGTACGATTGAGTCGGTCGCTTTTGGTAAAGGATCACTTTCATCGCTGCTTCCAGGAGGGACAAAGGTCGATGTATTGGCAGAGTTATCCGTAAACGAGTGGAATGGCTCACGCAAACCGCAGCTAATGCTGCAGGATTTAGCAGTGCAGGATGCCCAGCTATTCGATCTTCGTGGCGCTGTAGACGCTGTAGAGCAAGCGGGGCAGATTAGGGAGTTACTGCTGCCATACAGTGGCAACGGTCCTTACCGTGCTGCTGCAGTGTTTCAGAGTGGACGTATGTCGCCGCAGAGTGAATTGAAAGGCATGTCCCTTTGGGTATATGATAAGGAAACGGGGATTTCTGCGCTCAGCAATGGGCAGGCGGAAGCGGAGCCCGAACCCGTATCATTGTTGTGCTTGCTGGATATACCAGAAACGCCAGAACAGCTGGATGCGTTACTTACAGTATTTCCAGATGCTGATAATATTGCGCTGCTGCATTCGATTAGGGATGGACGTGAACGGCTGCAAATCCCGACGCGAGACCATTTCAAAGCTTTATATAAAATGCTGGCCTCGATTGCTGCTGTGGCAATAGCGGAGAATGAAGTGCTGCTGCGACTCAGCCGCCAGTCTTCCATGAGTGTGCGTATGCTCAATATGATGCTGGATGTGTTCGAAGAGCTTGATTTTATTGAGCGAAGCCAGGGGCAGATTCTATTTATAACCCAGCCTGCAGCCAAAAGTTTGACTGCATCGCGTCATTTTATCAGACTGGGACAGGTTGCCGAGATGGAGCAGTATTTCATGGAAGGCAGTCGGTCGGAAGTGCAGGAATGGATGCAGTCGCGCCGTTTAGGAGCTTCTTAA
- a CDS encoding adenine phosphoribosyltransferase, which yields MDLKESIRVIPDFPQPGISFKDITTLLKDGPLYRQAINELKALVAHMKIDVIAGPEARGFVIGAPLAYALGVGFVPIRKSGKLPYETIEVGYDLEYGKDTLAVHTDAILPGQNVLIADDLLATGGTIATSVSLVEQLGGVVVGAAFLIELVELAGRNKLSGIEVVSLLTYED from the coding sequence TTGGATTTAAAAGAAAGCATTCGTGTGATTCCTGATTTCCCTCAGCCGGGTATCAGCTTTAAGGATATTACTACACTTCTGAAGGACGGACCGCTATATCGCCAGGCGATTAATGAGCTTAAAGCACTGGTTGCACATATGAAGATTGATGTAATTGCTGGACCAGAAGCACGCGGCTTCGTGATTGGCGCACCACTGGCTTACGCACTGGGTGTGGGTTTTGTACCGATTCGCAAAAGCGGCAAGCTGCCCTATGAAACGATCGAGGTTGGTTATGATCTGGAATACGGCAAAGATACCCTTGCTGTGCACACAGATGCAATCTTGCCTGGACAGAATGTCCTGATCGCTGATGACTTACTGGCTACTGGCGGTACCATTGCTACTTCGGTTAGCCTTGTGGAACAGCTTGGTGGAGTGGTTGTGGGTGCAGCTTTTCTGATTGAACTGGTAGAGCTTGCTGGACGTAATAAGCTCTCTGGCATTGAAGTTGTTTCCTTGTTAACCTACGAAGACTAA
- the uraA gene encoding uracil permease produces the protein MQREIQVNERLPWGPGFLLSLQHLFAMFGSTVLVPNLFGVDPGMILLMNGLGTLLYIFICRGKIPAYLGSSFAFISPVLLVLKQHTGDHMHGYSLALGAFIVTGVIFVLVAVIVRYAGTSWINVVFPPAVMGAIVATIGLELVPVAARMAGLIAPEGVTDWTPDKTAILLSMVTLGVTVIGAVLFRGFPKIIHILIGIVTGYGLAYVLQKVDTTAISKAHFFAHPTIITPSFDWQVILTIIPVSLVVIVEHIGHLLVTSNIVGKDLTKDPGLDRSLMGNGISTIFSGFLGSTPNTTYGENIGVMALTKVYSVYVIGGAAVIAILLSFSGTFSAVIANIPLPVMGGVSLLLFGVIAASGLRIFVEQKVDFSKASNMILGALVLVVGISGTTLHIGGIQLKGMALATIVGMVLALFFKLIEVLGLSNEGESDKASH, from the coding sequence TTGCAACGCGAAATTCAAGTTAACGAAAGACTCCCTTGGGGCCCAGGTTTTCTCTTAAGTCTCCAGCATTTGTTCGCCATGTTCGGAAGTACGGTACTTGTGCCTAATCTGTTCGGGGTAGACCCTGGCATGATTCTGCTAATGAACGGTTTAGGAACTCTGCTGTACATCTTTATCTGCCGCGGCAAAATACCCGCTTACCTAGGTTCAAGCTTTGCTTTTATCTCGCCGGTTTTGCTTGTTCTTAAACAACATACAGGCGATCATATGCATGGATATTCCCTTGCTTTGGGTGCTTTTATCGTCACTGGTGTTATCTTTGTGCTCGTAGCTGTAATTGTCCGTTATGCTGGAACAAGCTGGATTAATGTCGTCTTTCCACCAGCTGTAATGGGCGCTATCGTGGCAACGATTGGTCTTGAACTCGTACCGGTCGCCGCGCGTATGGCTGGTCTTATCGCTCCTGAAGGGGTTACCGATTGGACGCCGGACAAAACGGCAATTCTGCTGTCTATGGTGACGCTGGGCGTGACCGTTATTGGAGCAGTTCTATTCCGCGGCTTCCCCAAAATCATTCATATTCTAATCGGTATCGTCACCGGTTATGGCTTGGCCTATGTTTTGCAAAAGGTAGATACAACTGCTATATCCAAGGCTCATTTTTTCGCACATCCAACTATAATCACGCCTTCTTTTGACTGGCAAGTTATCCTGACCATCATTCCGGTTTCCCTTGTTGTTATTGTGGAACATATAGGACATCTGCTGGTAACCAGCAACATTGTAGGCAAAGACTTAACTAAAGATCCCGGACTTGACCGTTCGCTTATGGGCAACGGGATTTCCACTATCTTTTCTGGTTTCTTAGGCTCCACACCAAATACTACCTACGGTGAGAATATCGGCGTCATGGCCTTAACTAAAGTCTATTCTGTGTACGTTATCGGAGGTGCAGCCGTAATCGCCATTCTGCTCTCCTTCTCCGGCACCTTCTCGGCTGTCATCGCCAACATTCCGCTACCGGTTATGGGTGGTGTATCCCTATTGCTGTTCGGTGTCATCGCTGCCTCCGGACTACGGATTTTCGTGGAGCAAAAAGTCGATTTCTCCAAAGCAAGCAACATGATACTGGGAGCACTAGTACTTGTTGTCGGCATCAGCGGAACAACCCTTCACATCGGTGGAATCCAGCTTAAAGGCATGGCGCTTGCAACCATTGTCGGCATGGTTTTGGCCCTGTTCTTCAAACTCATTGAAGTTCTTGGCTTATCCAATGAAGGCGAAAGCGATAAAGCATCGCATTAA
- a CDS encoding bifunctional (p)ppGpp synthetase/guanosine-3',5'-bis(diphosphate) 3'-pyrophosphohydrolase, which translates to MGIERLIDKAGAYIKEKDLLRIREAYEFADQAHHGQVRKSGEPYILHPLAVADIVVNMQMDVISIIAALLHDVVEDTTVSLEQIRANFGDTCAMLVDGLTKLERIRFRSKEEQQNENYRKMFIAMAQDIRVIVIKLADRLHNMRTLKYQSEESQRRISYETLEIFCPIADRLGISAIKWEMEDIALRYLNPQQYYRIANLVHKKRAEREEFIETVIGRIRAKLDEMGIEGDLSGRPKHIYSVYNKMNTKNKQFNEIYDLLAIRIIVENIKDCYATLGIIHTLWKPMPGRFKDYIAMPKANMYQSLHTTVVGPGGEPTEVQIRTWEMHRTAEFGIAAHWAYKEGSNNNNVNPENRMPFFREILELQHEAKDAEEFVESLKMDFFSDLVFVFTPKGEVIELPAGSVPLDFAFRIHTEVGNRTIGSKVNGRIVPLDHKLKTGDIVEILTSKQSFGPSRDWLKIAQSSHARSKIKQWFKKEKREENVEKGREAIERELKRLNVEISEYSSDDKLVEAAKKFAFNDIEDMLSAVGFGGITAAQIASKLTEKLRKDQEEAANHLELTSEMKEIKSSGEKRNQPTNGVRVKGIDNLLVRFARCCNPVPGDNIIGYVTRGRGVSVHREDCPNIPGEADGEEAARVIEVEWEGEMEANYSVDIEITGHDRNGLLNEVLQAVSESKTNISAVTGRSDKNKMAMIHMTILIRNTDHLQSVVDRVKRVKDVYTVHRIMQ; encoded by the coding sequence ATGGGCATAGAGCGATTAATTGACAAGGCCGGCGCCTATATAAAAGAAAAAGATCTTCTCCGCATCCGGGAAGCTTATGAATTTGCCGATCAGGCTCATCACGGGCAGGTCCGCAAATCGGGGGAGCCATACATTCTGCATCCGCTGGCGGTGGCAGATATTGTCGTCAATATGCAAATGGATGTCATATCCATTATTGCAGCGCTTTTGCACGATGTTGTGGAAGATACGACGGTGTCACTGGAGCAGATCCGCGCGAATTTTGGCGATACATGCGCAATGCTTGTTGACGGGTTAACCAAGCTGGAACGCATTCGTTTTCGCTCCAAGGAAGAGCAGCAGAATGAGAACTACCGCAAAATGTTCATTGCCATGGCTCAGGATATTCGAGTCATTGTAATTAAATTGGCGGATCGTCTGCATAACATGCGTACCCTAAAGTACCAGTCAGAAGAAAGTCAGCGCCGTATTTCCTACGAAACTTTGGAAATATTCTGTCCCATTGCCGACAGGCTAGGGATTTCAGCGATCAAGTGGGAGATGGAGGATATTGCGCTCCGATACTTGAATCCGCAGCAATATTACCGCATTGCCAATCTGGTGCATAAGAAGCGGGCCGAACGCGAGGAATTTATCGAAACCGTGATCGGGCGCATCCGTGCCAAGCTGGATGAAATGGGCATTGAGGGCGATCTCTCTGGACGTCCGAAGCATATCTACAGTGTCTATAACAAAATGAACACCAAAAATAAGCAGTTCAACGAAATTTATGATCTGCTGGCTATCCGCATCATCGTCGAGAACATTAAGGACTGTTATGCCACACTTGGAATTATTCATACTCTTTGGAAGCCGATGCCCGGACGATTCAAGGATTATATAGCTATGCCCAAAGCGAACATGTACCAATCGCTGCATACCACAGTAGTGGGACCGGGTGGAGAGCCAACAGAGGTTCAAATCCGCACTTGGGAAATGCATCGTACTGCAGAATTCGGGATCGCTGCCCACTGGGCCTACAAGGAAGGTAGCAACAATAATAACGTTAATCCAGAGAATCGGATGCCGTTTTTTCGCGAAATTTTGGAGCTGCAGCATGAGGCTAAGGATGCAGAAGAATTTGTGGAATCGCTCAAAATGGACTTTTTCTCAGATCTGGTATTCGTATTCACTCCGAAAGGTGAAGTTATCGAGTTGCCAGCAGGCTCTGTGCCGCTTGATTTTGCTTTCCGCATCCATACGGAGGTTGGCAACCGGACGATTGGTTCCAAAGTGAACGGGCGGATTGTACCGCTGGATCATAAGCTGAAGACCGGAGATATCGTGGAGATTCTGACCTCGAAGCAATCTTTTGGACCCAGCCGTGACTGGCTTAAGATCGCTCAATCCTCCCATGCCCGCAGCAAGATCAAGCAATGGTTCAAGAAGGAAAAACGGGAAGAGAACGTCGAAAAAGGCCGCGAAGCGATCGAACGTGAGCTGAAACGTCTTAATGTAGAAATCTCTGAGTATAGTTCAGATGATAAGCTGGTCGAAGCAGCCAAGAAGTTCGCCTTTAATGATATAGAGGATATGTTGTCGGCTGTAGGTTTCGGTGGGATTACCGCGGCTCAGATTGCCTCCAAGCTAACGGAGAAACTTCGCAAGGATCAGGAAGAGGCAGCGAATCATCTGGAACTTACTTCCGAAATGAAGGAAATTAAGTCTTCAGGCGAGAAACGCAATCAACCGACAAATGGTGTGCGTGTTAAAGGTATCGATAATCTGCTTGTTCGTTTCGCCCGATGTTGTAATCCGGTGCCAGGCGACAATATTATCGGTTATGTGACACGCGGCCGAGGTGTTTCGGTCCATCGTGAGGATTGTCCCAACATTCCAGGTGAAGCTGACGGGGAGGAAGCAGCCCGCGTGATCGAAGTGGAATGGGAAGGCGAGATGGAAGCTAACTACAGCGTAGACATTGAGATTACAGGCCATGATCGCAATGGGCTACTCAATGAAGTGCTGCAGGCCGTTTCTGAGAGCAAAACTAATATTTCAGCTGTCACCGGACGTTCCGATAAGAACAAGATGGCTATGATCCATATGACGATCCTTATCCGTAACACGGATCATTTACAATCGGTAGTGGACCGGGTCAAACGGGTGAAGGATGTATATACAGTTCACCGCATTATGCAATAG
- the dtd gene encoding D-aminoacyl-tRNA deacylase → MRVVVQRCKKAKVTVDDAITGEIGKGLLLLVGVTHGDTEKDAKYLADKIANLRIFEDEAGKMNFSVSDTGGAILSVSQFTLYGDCRKGRRPNFMAAAAPAEAQALYDYFNRELSGNGLQVETGVFGAMMDVSLTNWGPVTLILDSQG, encoded by the coding sequence ATGAGAGTGGTAGTGCAGCGTTGTAAAAAAGCCAAAGTAACCGTTGATGATGCTATAACTGGTGAGATCGGTAAGGGTTTGCTGCTGCTGGTCGGTGTTACCCATGGAGACACAGAGAAGGATGCCAAATATTTGGCGGACAAAATAGCGAATCTGCGTATTTTTGAAGATGAAGCTGGTAAAATGAACTTCAGCGTCAGCGACACCGGCGGAGCGATATTATCTGTATCACAATTTACTTTGTATGGAGATTGTCGTAAGGGCAGACGGCCTAATTTCATGGCTGCCGCTGCTCCTGCTGAGGCACAGGCACTTTACGATTATTTTAATCGTGAGCTGAGCGGGAATGGGCTTCAGGTTGAAACGGGCGTTTTTGGAGCGATGATGGATGTTTCATTGACCAATTGGGGCCCAGTAACACTTATTCTGGATAGTCAGGGCTAG
- the hisS gene encoding histidine--tRNA ligase produces MAKERFEKPTGTQDVLPGAVEKWQYIEGKARELCYRFNYREIRTPMFEHTGLFERGVGETTDIVEGEMYTFKDKGDRDLALRPEGTAGVVRAYVQNKLYGEPDVSKLYYIGPMFRYERPQAGRYRQFHQFGIEAFGAVDPAIDAEVVSLGYQYCKDLGLSGVRVEINSVGNAPSRAAYREKLLGFLRPMKDTLCSDCQRRMERNPLRVLDCKKDQDKFVEAPSILDSLDEECTIHFEKVKEHLGAMGLEYTINPRLVRGLDYYTHTAFEYKAAGIGSIDTVGGGGRYNGLVEEIGGPDQPGIGLGIGLERILLILENQQVELEAAKPLDVYFVGLGEAADLEISKQLFVLRNLGFSAERDYLGRKMKAQMKSADRMSARYTAILGEEELNNGVIALKSMATGEQRTVKLEELGQALV; encoded by the coding sequence GTGGCTAAAGAAAGATTCGAGAAACCTACAGGTACGCAGGATGTGCTGCCGGGTGCGGTGGAGAAATGGCAATACATTGAAGGCAAGGCAAGGGAACTATGCTACCGTTTCAATTATCGGGAAATCCGTACGCCAATGTTCGAGCACACAGGGCTGTTCGAACGGGGAGTAGGAGAAACAACAGATATCGTCGAAGGTGAGATGTATACCTTTAAGGATAAGGGTGATCGTGACTTGGCACTGCGTCCAGAGGGAACGGCAGGCGTTGTTCGTGCTTACGTACAGAATAAGCTGTACGGAGAACCGGATGTCAGCAAGCTGTATTACATCGGACCGATGTTCCGCTACGAACGTCCACAGGCGGGAAGATACCGCCAGTTTCATCAGTTCGGGATTGAGGCATTTGGGGCGGTTGATCCGGCCATTGATGCTGAGGTTGTTTCACTAGGTTATCAATACTGCAAAGATCTTGGTCTGAGTGGGGTTAGGGTAGAGATTAATTCTGTGGGCAACGCACCAAGCCGTGCGGCATACCGGGAGAAGCTGCTAGGCTTTCTTAGACCCATGAAGGATACTCTTTGCAGCGATTGCCAGCGGCGTATGGAACGCAATCCGCTGCGAGTGCTGGATTGTAAGAAGGATCAGGATAAATTTGTGGAGGCTCCATCCATTCTGGACAGTCTGGATGAAGAGTGTACTATTCATTTTGAGAAGGTTAAAGAGCATCTTGGTGCTATGGGCCTGGAATACACGATTAATCCTCGTCTGGTGCGTGGGTTGGATTATTACACCCATACAGCGTTTGAATATAAAGCCGCAGGTATCGGGTCCATTGATACGGTTGGCGGCGGCGGCCGCTATAATGGCCTCGTAGAAGAGATAGGCGGACCGGACCAACCGGGGATTGGCCTTGGGATAGGTCTGGAGCGAATTCTGCTGATTCTAGAGAACCAGCAGGTGGAACTGGAAGCTGCGAAACCGCTGGATGTATATTTCGTGGGTCTCGGCGAAGCCGCTGATCTTGAGATTTCGAAGCAGCTGTTCGTGCTCCGCAACCTGGGATTCTCCGCAGAACGTGACTATCTGGGGCGCAAGATGAAGGCGCAAATGAAGTCGGCCGACCGTATGTCGGCGCGGTATACAGCGATCCTTGGCGAGGAAGAGTTGAATAATGGCGTTATTGCCTTGAAATCAATGGCTACTGGAGAGCAACGGACTGTGAAATTAGAGGAATTAGGACAGGCACTGGTATAA
- the aspS gene encoding aspartate--tRNA ligase — MTRSHHCGQLTPDNIGETVTLNGWVQTRRDLGGVLFIDLRDRSGIVQVVFNPDYSGEALQTADKVRSEYVLAVTGKVVKRDAATVNRNLPTGEIEVQISEIEVLNTAKTPPFFIEDGVEVDESLRLKYRYLDLRRPQMQRTLRLRSQATKIFRDFLDSEGFIDVETPILTKSSPEGARDYLVPSRVHEGEFFALPQSPQIYKQLLMVAGIERYYQVARCFRDEDLRADRQPEFTQVDVETSFMAQDDLLGMMEKLMQRLFKETVGADITLPFQRLTYADAMGKYGSDKPDLRFGLELVEMNDIVATSGVKVFASVIEKGGEVKCLNAKGCGTWSRKEIDELGPYASRYGAKGLAWIQVKDGEFKGPIVKFFSEEEIAAVKERTGAEEGDLLLFSADNKKVVADVLGALRLKIGRQLGLIDDSVFKFAWVTDFPLLGYDEDQKRYVAEHHPFTRPRDEDLPLFDTDPGAIRAQAYDIVLNGYEVGGGSMRIYKRDVQEKMFSALGFSPEVAYEKFGFLLDAFEYGTPPHGGIAFGLDRLVMLLAGSTNLRETIAFPKTASATDLLMDAPSPVDAIQLEQLHIKLAPKPEKEKKQLV, encoded by the coding sequence ATGACAAGAAGTCATCATTGCGGACAATTAACGCCTGACAATATTGGAGAAACAGTAACCTTGAACGGCTGGGTTCAGACCCGTCGTGACCTTGGTGGTGTACTCTTCATCGATCTCCGCGACCGCAGCGGAATTGTACAAGTTGTATTTAATCCGGATTACTCCGGTGAAGCACTGCAGACTGCTGATAAAGTGCGCAGCGAATATGTATTGGCTGTGACCGGTAAGGTTGTTAAGCGTGATGCTGCAACAGTAAACCGCAATCTGCCTACCGGTGAGATCGAAGTACAGATTAGCGAAATTGAAGTGCTCAACACAGCTAAAACTCCACCGTTCTTCATTGAAGATGGTGTGGAAGTGGATGAGTCACTGCGTCTCAAATACCGTTATCTTGACCTGCGTCGTCCGCAAATGCAACGGACTTTACGCCTACGCTCGCAAGCGACTAAGATTTTCCGCGATTTCCTGGATAGTGAAGGTTTCATCGATGTAGAAACACCGATTCTGACCAAAAGCTCGCCAGAGGGCGCACGTGATTATCTGGTGCCAAGTCGGGTACATGAAGGTGAATTCTTCGCGCTGCCGCAATCACCGCAAATTTATAAGCAATTGCTAATGGTGGCTGGTATCGAACGTTACTATCAGGTTGCTCGCTGCTTCCGTGATGAAGATTTGCGTGCTGACCGTCAGCCGGAATTCACTCAGGTCGACGTTGAGACCTCTTTTATGGCACAGGATGATCTGCTCGGGATGATGGAGAAGTTGATGCAACGTCTGTTTAAAGAAACCGTTGGAGCCGATATCACACTTCCGTTCCAGCGTTTGACTTATGCCGATGCAATGGGTAAATATGGCTCCGATAAGCCGGACCTGCGTTTTGGTCTGGAGCTTGTGGAGATGAATGATATAGTGGCTACCAGCGGAGTGAAGGTATTTGCTTCCGTGATCGAAAAAGGCGGCGAGGTTAAGTGCCTGAACGCCAAAGGCTGTGGTACTTGGTCCCGTAAAGAAATTGATGAACTTGGACCGTATGCCTCACGTTATGGCGCAAAGGGCTTGGCTTGGATTCAAGTGAAAGACGGCGAATTCAAAGGACCGATCGTGAAATTCTTTTCTGAGGAAGAGATTGCTGCTGTTAAAGAACGTACAGGTGCTGAGGAAGGCGACCTTCTGCTCTTCTCCGCTGACAATAAAAAGGTGGTTGCTGATGTACTGGGTGCGCTTCGCCTGAAGATCGGACGCCAGCTAGGCCTTATCGACGATAGTGTGTTCAAGTTCGCTTGGGTTACAGACTTCCCATTGTTAGGATATGACGAGGATCAAAAACGTTATGTGGCGGAACACCATCCCTTCACTCGTCCTCGCGATGAAGATCTTCCGTTATTTGATACGGACCCGGGTGCTATCCGTGCACAGGCCTATGATATTGTTTTGAACGGTTATGAAGTTGGCGGCGGCTCGATGCGGATCTACAAGCGTGATGTACAGGAAAAAATGTTCTCGGCACTGGGCTTCTCACCAGAGGTAGCTTACGAGAAATTCGGCTTCCTGCTGGATGCATTCGAATATGGAACACCTCCACACGGTGGTATTGCCTTCGGTCTAGACCGTCTGGTGATGTTACTCGCTGGCAGCACAAATCTGCGTGAGACGATTGCCTTCCCAAAAACGGCAAGTGCTACAGACCTGCTGATGGATGCGCCTTCGCCAGTGGATGCAATACAATTGGAACAGCTGCATATCAAGCTCGCTCCGAAGCCGGAGAAAGAGAAGAAACAACTAGTCTAA
- a CDS encoding tRNA threonylcarbamoyladenosine dehydratase: MLHQFSRTELAIGPEGLEIMKNSTVAVLGIGGVGGMAVEALARSGIGRLILIDKDTVDITNINRQIHALTTTVGQKKADLMVERVKLINPECEAIALNMFYTEETCEELFSYKLDYVIDASDTIIYKVHLIKECLARGIAMISSMGAANKIDPTRFQVADISKTTMDPIARIIRQKLRKEGIKRGVKVVFSTEPPMKPRQDVTDKIVPENAPDRRKAQQPPASNAFVPPVAGLIMVSVAVRDLLEAGGVSL; the protein is encoded by the coding sequence ATGCTGCATCAGTTCTCACGTACCGAGCTGGCGATCGGACCGGAAGGTCTGGAAATTATGAAGAACAGTACGGTGGCGGTACTCGGTATTGGCGGTGTTGGAGGCATGGCGGTAGAAGCTTTGGCCCGCAGCGGGATTGGCCGGCTAATCCTGATTGATAAGGATACAGTGGATATCACCAATATTAATCGCCAGATTCATGCGCTCACAACAACGGTTGGGCAGAAAAAAGCAGATCTTATGGTTGAGCGCGTCAAACTGATCAATCCAGAATGTGAAGCCATTGCGCTGAATATGTTCTATACGGAAGAAACTTGCGAAGAACTGTTCAGTTATAAGCTGGATTATGTCATTGATGCCTCGGATACGATTATCTATAAAGTCCATTTAATCAAGGAGTGTCTGGCGCGTGGGATTGCTATGATTTCGAGCATGGGTGCTGCTAATAAGATAGACCCAACTCGCTTCCAGGTCGCTGATATCTCGAAGACAACAATGGACCCTATCGCCCGGATCATCCGCCAGAAGCTGCGTAAGGAAGGCATCAAAAGAGGGGTTAAGGTCGTATTCTCGACCGAACCGCCGATGAAGCCACGTCAGGATGTTACGGATAAAATCGTTCCCGAGAATGCGCCGGATCGACGCAAAGCGCAGCAGCCACCTGCCAGCAATGCATTCGTACCGCCAGTGGCTGGTCTGATTATGGTCAGCGTAGCTGTACGTGATTTGCTGGAGGCCGGCGGCGTTAGCTTATAA